Proteins co-encoded in one Cyprinus carpio isolate SPL01 chromosome B5, ASM1834038v1, whole genome shotgun sequence genomic window:
- the LOC109090279 gene encoding leucine-rich repeat transmembrane protein FLRT1-like isoform X2, with amino-acid sequence MMALEGIGELRDLLFFLLLCLTLLAELLEMTAASAQGLDGESDLVCPSVCRCDEDFIYCNDRGLSAIPPLPPSATVLYLQNNHIDNAGLPRTLEHHMTVRVIYLYDNELDDFPMHLPPSLRELHLQDNNIRLLPRTALARLPLLEKLHLDDNSVSTVSIEDQAFADNPRLRLLFLSRNHLSSIPSGLPASLEELRLDDNRISTIPTHAFRGLSSLRRLVLDGNLLANQRIADDTFSRLSNLTELSLVRNSLQTPPLNLPSAHLQRLSLQDNNLIHMPRGSLDGMRRLQRLDLSGNNLTTLPRGLFRDLESLGQLLVRGNPWHCGCNLRWLHDWLEAKGNTITVRGFICQTPERVRDMALRDLTNQMDECELAAAGGAGVGTGVGVGGNRVSGGAAGVISTTLSPPQGSLFTLRSKRPGVGLPEIGLDYTLSSSGVGKNLALNVKPLSHDSIRVTWSVAQTSSSFRLSWLRLGTSSAMGSITETLVRGDRREYLLTSLQPASSYIICMVPLVSNSGSRSSLPGEDTESNEVPVCARTETSDPSHPDDDGEDESSDKLTSLPLAGIIGGATAIVSLALIIGIFCWYGHRAGRFTSQDHYSHSSSRKSKHYDDYIESGTKKDNTILEIRSPGFQMTPMATRQPLQPKPVREDYIIHTIFPSNGTVH; translated from the exons ATGATGGCTCTTGAAGGTATAGGAGAGCTTCGAGACTTGCTCTTCTTCCTGCTCCTGTGCCTCACATTATTGGCTGAACTATTGGAGATGACTGCAGCTTCTGCACAGGGACTGGATGGCGAAAGTGACCTAGTGTGCCCATCTGTGTGTCGCTGTGATGAGGACTTTATTTACTGCAATGACCGTGGATTGAGTGCAATCCCACCTCTGCCACCATCTGCAACTGTACTTTATCTTCAGAACAATCACATTGACAATGCAGGGCTTCCTAGGACCTTGGAACATCACATGACTGTGCGTGTCATATATCTCTATGATAATGAGCTTGATGACTTTCCCATGCATTTGCCACCTTCATTAAGAGAGCTTCACCTCCAGGACAACAATATTAGACTTTTGCCAAGGACTGCACTTGCTAGACTTCCACTACTTGAAAAGTTGCATCTGGACGACAACTCTGTTTCTACAGTGAGTATTGAGGACCAGGCCTTTGCGGACAACCCTCGATTACGTCTCCTCTTCCTTTCCAGAAACCACCTCTCTAGCATCCCATCTGGTCTTCCTGCCTCACTTGAAGAGCTCCGTTTAGACGACAACCGAATCTCTACTATTCCTACACATGCCTTCCGAGGTTTGTCCTCTTTACGTCGCCTGGTTTTGGATGGTAATCTTTTAGCTAATCAACGCATAGCTGATGACACCTTCTCACGCTTGTCAAATTTAACAGAACTCTCCCTGGTCCGTAATTCACTTCAAACACCCCCACTTAACTTGCCCAGTGCCCACCTGCAGAGACTCTCCCTTCAGGACAATAACCTTATACACATGCCTCGGGGCTCACTTGATGGAATGCGCAGACTGCAGCGCCTAGATCTCTCTGGAAACAATCTGACTACCCTTCCCAGAGGACTGTTCAGGGACTTGGAGAGCCTGGGGCAGCTGCTTGTGCGAGGAAACCCATGGCATTGTGGGTGCAACTTGCGCTGGCTACATGACTGGCTGGAAGCAAAGGGGAATACTATTACAGTGAGAGGCTTTATCTGCCAGACACCAGAGCGAGTCCGAGACATGGCACTTAGAGACCTCACAAATCAGATGGATGAATGTGAgttggctgctgctggtggtgctGGAGTAGGTACAGGGGTTGGCGTTGGTGGTAACAGAGTAAGTGGAGGAGCAGCAGGAGTCATTTCTACCACTCTTTCTCCCCCTCAAGGGTCCCTATTTACACTTAGGTCCAAGCGACCAGGCGTTGGTCTCCCAGAAATAGGATTGGACTACACATTAAGCAGCAGCGGTGTGGGCAAGAACCTGGCACTGAATGTGAAACCCCTATCCCATGACAGCATCCGTGTTACTTGGAGTGTAGCACAAACATCTTCTTCCTTTCGATTAAGCTGGCTTCGCCTAGGAACAAGCTCTGCCATGGGGTCCATCACAGAAACCTTGGTTAGAGGTGATCGGCGGGAGTATCTTCTCACTTCCCTGCAACCTGCTTCCAGCTACATCATCTGCATGGTGCCTCTAGTATCTAACAGTGGAAGCAGGAGTAGTTTGCCTGGGGAGGACACAGAATCAAATGAGGTTCCAGTTTGTGCTAGAACAGAAACGTCTGATCCTAGCCACCCTGATGATGATGGTGAAGATGAGAGCTCTGATAAACTGACTTCTCTTCCTCTTGCAGGAATTATTGGAGGTGCTACGGCAATAGTTTCCCTCGCTCTTATCATTGGCATTTTCTGCTGGTATGGGCACCGTGCAGGACGTTTCACATCACAAGACCATTACAGCCATAGTAGCTCTCGCAAGAGCAAACACTATGATGACTACATTGAGTCAGGCACAAAGAAAGACAATACTATCTTAGAGATCAGAAGTCCAGGATTTCAGATGACACCAATGGCAACAAGGCAGCCCCTTCAACCGAAACCAGTGAGAGAGGATTACATCATACACACCATCTTCCCCTCGAATGGCACAG TGCACTGA
- the LOC109090279 gene encoding leucine-rich repeat transmembrane protein FLRT1-like isoform X1, with amino-acid sequence MMALEGIGELRDLLFFLLLCLTLLAELLEMTAASAQGLDGESDLVCPSVCRCDEDFIYCNDRGLSAIPPLPPSATVLYLQNNHIDNAGLPRTLEHHMTVRVIYLYDNELDDFPMHLPPSLRELHLQDNNIRLLPRTALARLPLLEKLHLDDNSVSTVSIEDQAFADNPRLRLLFLSRNHLSSIPSGLPASLEELRLDDNRISTIPTHAFRGLSSLRRLVLDGNLLANQRIADDTFSRLSNLTELSLVRNSLQTPPLNLPSAHLQRLSLQDNNLIHMPRGSLDGMRRLQRLDLSGNNLTTLPRGLFRDLESLGQLLVRGNPWHCGCNLRWLHDWLEAKGNTITVRGFICQTPERVRDMALRDLTNQMDECELAAAGGAGVGTGVGVGGNRVSGGAAGVISTTLSPPQGSLFTLRSKRPGVGLPEIGLDYTLSSSGVGKNLALNVKPLSHDSIRVTWSVAQTSSSFRLSWLRLGTSSAMGSITETLVRGDRREYLLTSLQPASSYIICMVPLVSNSGSRSSLPGEDTESNEVPVCARTETSDPSHPDDDGEDESSDKLTSLPLAGIIGGATAIVSLALIIGIFCWYGHRAGRFTSQDHYSHSSSRKSKHYDDYIESGTKKDNTILEIRSPGFQMTPMATRQPLQPKPVREDYIIHTIFPSNGTGLYKPSQNMTNSSYGSNRGYREGGIPDIDYSYT; translated from the coding sequence ATGATGGCTCTTGAAGGTATAGGAGAGCTTCGAGACTTGCTCTTCTTCCTGCTCCTGTGCCTCACATTATTGGCTGAACTATTGGAGATGACTGCAGCTTCTGCACAGGGACTGGATGGCGAAAGTGACCTAGTGTGCCCATCTGTGTGTCGCTGTGATGAGGACTTTATTTACTGCAATGACCGTGGATTGAGTGCAATCCCACCTCTGCCACCATCTGCAACTGTACTTTATCTTCAGAACAATCACATTGACAATGCAGGGCTTCCTAGGACCTTGGAACATCACATGACTGTGCGTGTCATATATCTCTATGATAATGAGCTTGATGACTTTCCCATGCATTTGCCACCTTCATTAAGAGAGCTTCACCTCCAGGACAACAATATTAGACTTTTGCCAAGGACTGCACTTGCTAGACTTCCACTACTTGAAAAGTTGCATCTGGACGACAACTCTGTTTCTACAGTGAGTATTGAGGACCAGGCCTTTGCGGACAACCCTCGATTACGTCTCCTCTTCCTTTCCAGAAACCACCTCTCTAGCATCCCATCTGGTCTTCCTGCCTCACTTGAAGAGCTCCGTTTAGACGACAACCGAATCTCTACTATTCCTACACATGCCTTCCGAGGTTTGTCCTCTTTACGTCGCCTGGTTTTGGATGGTAATCTTTTAGCTAATCAACGCATAGCTGATGACACCTTCTCACGCTTGTCAAATTTAACAGAACTCTCCCTGGTCCGTAATTCACTTCAAACACCCCCACTTAACTTGCCCAGTGCCCACCTGCAGAGACTCTCCCTTCAGGACAATAACCTTATACACATGCCTCGGGGCTCACTTGATGGAATGCGCAGACTGCAGCGCCTAGATCTCTCTGGAAACAATCTGACTACCCTTCCCAGAGGACTGTTCAGGGACTTGGAGAGCCTGGGGCAGCTGCTTGTGCGAGGAAACCCATGGCATTGTGGGTGCAACTTGCGCTGGCTACATGACTGGCTGGAAGCAAAGGGGAATACTATTACAGTGAGAGGCTTTATCTGCCAGACACCAGAGCGAGTCCGAGACATGGCACTTAGAGACCTCACAAATCAGATGGATGAATGTGAgttggctgctgctggtggtgctGGAGTAGGTACAGGGGTTGGCGTTGGTGGTAACAGAGTAAGTGGAGGAGCAGCAGGAGTCATTTCTACCACTCTTTCTCCCCCTCAAGGGTCCCTATTTACACTTAGGTCCAAGCGACCAGGCGTTGGTCTCCCAGAAATAGGATTGGACTACACATTAAGCAGCAGCGGTGTGGGCAAGAACCTGGCACTGAATGTGAAACCCCTATCCCATGACAGCATCCGTGTTACTTGGAGTGTAGCACAAACATCTTCTTCCTTTCGATTAAGCTGGCTTCGCCTAGGAACAAGCTCTGCCATGGGGTCCATCACAGAAACCTTGGTTAGAGGTGATCGGCGGGAGTATCTTCTCACTTCCCTGCAACCTGCTTCCAGCTACATCATCTGCATGGTGCCTCTAGTATCTAACAGTGGAAGCAGGAGTAGTTTGCCTGGGGAGGACACAGAATCAAATGAGGTTCCAGTTTGTGCTAGAACAGAAACGTCTGATCCTAGCCACCCTGATGATGATGGTGAAGATGAGAGCTCTGATAAACTGACTTCTCTTCCTCTTGCAGGAATTATTGGAGGTGCTACGGCAATAGTTTCCCTCGCTCTTATCATTGGCATTTTCTGCTGGTATGGGCACCGTGCAGGACGTTTCACATCACAAGACCATTACAGCCATAGTAGCTCTCGCAAGAGCAAACACTATGATGACTACATTGAGTCAGGCACAAAGAAAGACAATACTATCTTAGAGATCAGAAGTCCAGGATTTCAGATGACACCAATGGCAACAAGGCAGCCCCTTCAACCGAAACCAGTGAGAGAGGATTACATCATACACACCATCTTCCCCTCGAATGGCACAGGTCTATACAAGCCATCCCAAAACATGACCAACTCTAGCTATGGTTCTAATCGTGGATATAGAGAAGGAGGCATTCCAGATATAGATTACTCCTACACATGA